In Gordonia iterans, the following proteins share a genomic window:
- a CDS encoding ABC transporter permease: MTAVSESADLAVGDAEWSPPRPNAIQQWWVLTSRGILNAYRNGEFIFCFVSPAMLALCFYLPLRQVVDEAASIDYAQFLMPIIMLQAMAFVASSAALKSAMDGRAGVHDRFRSLPMAAVIPFLARTATIGVLLLVALAFGLISCLMIGWRPIPVDEYGGGVRGALIAVLIVGAIGWALSFISDGIGMVSSSPTVTSQLVAFPTLILGMLSSGFMPLALFPEWIRGFVRNQPISQVVKAMREAMEGTATWATVKPTFWWFIGLVSIGLLLFGIAARKER, encoded by the coding sequence ATGACGGCGGTCTCCGAGTCAGCCGACCTCGCAGTCGGGGATGCCGAGTGGTCGCCGCCACGGCCGAACGCGATTCAGCAGTGGTGGGTCCTGACGTCGCGCGGAATCCTCAACGCCTACCGAAACGGCGAGTTCATCTTCTGCTTCGTCTCGCCTGCGATGTTGGCGCTGTGCTTCTACCTGCCGCTTCGCCAGGTCGTGGATGAGGCTGCGAGCATCGACTACGCCCAGTTCCTGATGCCGATCATCATGCTCCAGGCAATGGCTTTCGTAGCGTCGTCGGCGGCGCTGAAGTCGGCGATGGACGGCCGAGCCGGGGTGCACGACCGCTTCCGGTCGCTTCCGATGGCAGCAGTGATTCCCTTCCTCGCACGCACAGCGACCATCGGGGTGCTGCTGCTGGTGGCCCTCGCCTTCGGCCTGATCTCGTGCCTGATGATCGGCTGGCGGCCGATCCCGGTCGACGAGTACGGCGGGGGTGTGCGGGGCGCTCTGATCGCCGTCCTGATCGTCGGTGCGATCGGCTGGGCGCTCTCGTTCATCTCGGACGGCATCGGCATGGTGAGCAGCAGTCCGACCGTGACGAGCCAGCTCGTCGCCTTTCCGACCCTGATCCTCGGAATGCTGTCGAGCGGATTCATGCCGCTGGCGCTGTTCCCCGAATGGATCCGCGGGTTCGTGCGGAATCAGCCGATCTCGCAGGTGGTCAAAGCGATGCGGGAGGCGATGGAGGGAACCGCGACCTGGGCGACCGTCAAGCCCACGTTCTGGTGGTTCATCGGGTTGGTGTCGATCGGCCTGCTGCTGTTCGGGATCGCGGCCAGGAAGGAGCGGTAG
- a CDS encoding ATP-binding cassette domain-containing protein, whose amino-acid sequence MQAFESRPEGGTPPEPSHASVGQRPPRDPLVDTMPWIPDDDPTLTQLRAWRDQLNSDSIAKRQPLSGAPNEPDSATPGSGPAPAGNVGAHAVKYARAGDDDLPSTTSGERRGAPPRGGGAAAAGGRRHRRVGPAESPSTGAWLIPGFSRTRPEPSSIDVPAPAVERPLPSRHRAGWDVSGQKEQNPPAPIESREEFVAAQLATTAFPSLDLVPVGENVDLEIAIEANGLRKKFRDFTAVDGVSFQVPKGRIVAILGPNGAGKTTTVNMLCTLLTPDGGSASVAGHDVQREAPAVRRAITLTGQFAALDEQLTGRENLVMFGRLLGLTKKKAQVRAGELLDFFGLESAASRKVREYSGGMRRRIDIACGMVTRPEVVFLDEPTTGLDPRSRQDVWAFVEQLRALGVTILLTTQYLEEADMLADRIVVIDKGKVIAEGTSDELKAATGAAYCEVTPVHPAYVHRLRAALGDLLGPTAADLDVPPDGTVSVPAPNGPTTLAEVLKRAEQDQIPLADVVLRRPSLDEVFLSLTDPDAGGAEPTAAGDGR is encoded by the coding sequence ATGCAGGCTTTTGAGAGCCGTCCCGAAGGCGGGACGCCGCCTGAGCCGTCTCATGCCTCTGTGGGGCAGCGACCTCCGCGCGACCCGCTGGTCGACACCATGCCGTGGATTCCGGACGACGATCCGACGCTCACCCAGCTGCGGGCGTGGCGCGATCAGCTGAACAGCGACTCTATCGCGAAGCGGCAGCCGCTTTCTGGCGCCCCGAACGAGCCTGATTCCGCGACTCCGGGGTCCGGACCCGCGCCCGCGGGCAACGTCGGTGCCCACGCCGTCAAGTACGCCCGCGCCGGCGACGACGATCTGCCGAGCACCACATCCGGTGAACGCCGAGGCGCACCGCCACGCGGGGGAGGCGCCGCGGCGGCGGGTGGTCGCCGGCATCGGCGCGTCGGGCCGGCTGAGTCCCCGTCGACCGGTGCATGGTTGATTCCGGGTTTCAGCCGAACCCGGCCAGAGCCGTCGAGCATCGACGTCCCCGCCCCGGCGGTGGAGCGACCGCTGCCGTCGCGGCATCGCGCCGGCTGGGACGTCAGCGGCCAGAAAGAACAGAATCCTCCCGCCCCGATCGAATCCCGGGAGGAGTTCGTGGCGGCCCAATTGGCGACGACGGCCTTCCCCTCCCTGGATCTCGTCCCGGTCGGTGAGAACGTCGATCTCGAGATCGCCATCGAAGCCAATGGTCTGCGGAAGAAGTTCAGAGACTTCACGGCCGTCGACGGCGTGAGCTTTCAGGTCCCCAAGGGCCGGATCGTCGCGATTCTCGGGCCCAACGGGGCGGGTAAGACGACGACGGTCAACATGCTGTGCACCCTGCTCACGCCCGACGGTGGTTCCGCGTCTGTCGCCGGTCACGACGTGCAGCGCGAGGCGCCCGCTGTACGTCGAGCGATCACGCTGACCGGACAGTTCGCGGCCCTCGACGAGCAACTCACCGGTCGTGAGAACCTGGTGATGTTCGGCCGTCTGCTCGGCCTCACGAAGAAGAAGGCGCAGGTCCGGGCGGGTGAACTGCTCGATTTCTTCGGCCTGGAGTCAGCGGCCTCCCGCAAGGTCCGCGAGTACTCCGGCGGTATGCGCCGCCGCATCGACATCGCGTGCGGCATGGTGACCAGGCCGGAGGTGGTGTTCCTCGACGAGCCGACTACGGGCCTCGACCCGCGCAGCCGCCAGGACGTCTGGGCGTTCGTCGAGCAACTGCGTGCGCTGGGTGTCACGATCCTGCTGACCACCCAGTACCTGGAAGAAGCCGACATGCTCGCCGACCGCATCGTCGTGATCGACAAGGGCAAGGTGATCGCTGAGGGAACCTCCGACGAGCTCAAGGCGGCCACCGGAGCCGCCTACTGCGAGGTGACTCCGGTCCATCCCGCCTACGTGCACCGTCTCCGCGCGGCACTCGGCGACCTGCTCGGACCCACCGCGGCGGATCTCGACGTTCCGCCGGACGGCACCGTCTCGGTTCCGGCGCCCAACGGGCCGACGACCCTCGCGGAGGTGCTCAAGCGGGCGGAGCAGGACCAGATTCCGCTCGCCGACGTCGTGTTGCGCAGGCCTTCGCTTGATGAGGTGTTCCTGTCGCTGACCGATCCGGACGCGGGCGGCGCGGAGCCGACCGCCGCAGGGGACGGACGATGA
- the rpmC gene encoding 50S ribosomal protein L29 yields the protein MALGIAAGELRELSDTDLVDRLKESKEELFNLRFQMATGQLDNNRRLRTVRREIARIYTVMRERELGLASGPEGDDA from the coding sequence ATGGCACTCGGAATCGCTGCTGGTGAGCTCCGCGAGCTCAGCGACACCGACCTGGTCGATCGCCTGAAGGAGTCGAAGGAAGAGCTTTTCAACCTTCGTTTCCAGATGGCCACCGGCCAGCTCGACAACAACCGCCGCCTGCGGACCGTGCGTCGTGAGATCGCACGGATCTACACCGTGATGCGCGAGCGTGAGCTGGGCCTGGCGTCCGGTCCGGAAGGAGACGACGCATGA
- a CDS encoding non-ribosomal peptide synthetase has translation MAQQVDAGNAARESSGVAGRRPGLLPLTPAQRGIWFADRLTPDYSVNIAQYVDIRHEPGELDLDLLADCTEVVGRELESPYLRIVEVDGIPMQYVDPEYDQKVERIDFRSAPDPLGEAKRWMLAEYGRTIDLIRDSLAASALIRVADDHTIWYLRGHHLVIDGYGAMTMLKRVLRRYNTLRAGGVVDAKPGATLAELNEYAYGYEDSRRRETDRAHWSERVRDLPEGIGLADRKSAVSPSFENIVSERVLTADLQNGIEALAHALGSSPAVVVTAAFGAYLARMSGSDDVVLSLPVAGRLTAKIKDSAGMVSNVVPVRLQAHAAATGRELIAATLLELTGALRHQRYRSDDIRRDAGLSSASMSFGPTVNMIFFDTPLAIDGGELDYHILAAGALEDLLVMLYQPGPDAPLSVDLHGNPGLYTEETLGAHHARFISFLDRFVRTMLDDPDRSLAELSLVPRSEREALTRRARGAQPSTLRDILNRGEALRPPDAVAVIGAQSIGAQQFEQATNRLARELIARGAGPGSVVAVDMARCEWSVVACVAVAKTGAAFVSVDPRHPAERREMMLADAGAMLGLALGGVGIECHLGTDWIVIDDPQVQEALAAHSAEPITEAELLRTPQLDDPAYLIYTSGSTGTPKGTVVPNRGLANLVENQQRVFGLTENSRVLHVASPSFDASVFEMLMALAPGGRLVVAEVNTYAGQELERLISENGVSHAVMTPSALRTIDPAAVPSLEVALSAGEACPPDLMRQWRAADRAFFNLYGPTEATVWATGDGPYEQDDEITIGRGLDGVGALVLDAALHPAPVGATGDLYLTGDQLALGYLHNPGQTAAAFVASPFEPGTRMYRTGDRAARRADGRLDFRGRSDFQLKIRGMRIEPGEVDAALLSHPDVGNALSLGAQGPAGDTVLVSYVSLVEGSDIGPDEVLEFVSAHLPPHLVPHTVMVIDEFPTTLVGKIDRRRMPRVEFHSSSSEYLAPRTALEEAIAQVYAEMLDVERVSVRDSFFALGGTSLSAARLAARLSEAVGRSVTVRTIFDGDDVAGVAAEVEKLTDTDRGPELTALDHPGPVPVSEAQRGMWLLNQADIDSAAYNLPLVLRLRGSLDLAALRGAVADLVERQAPLRTRYPMQGGTPMMVVEPAEVMLASLDLEPVDVTGPLEAAISEVTDRGFDVATTVPVSIRLLKVAEDDHVLAFVIHHISADGASMAPLAHDFMVAYGARHSGESPRWYPLAVQYADYAVWQEGRLSASDDDGVTLRDRQVNYWRERLTGAPESIELPADRPRPAISSGAGGTIHFDLPADLVVDLERVARQHNATLFMVTHAALALLLGRLSGSTDVVVGTPHAGRGQAVLDDLVGMFVNTLALRTAIDPGMPFGAFLEQVRDDDLADMAHADVAFESVVAELGVPRSNAFNPVFQVVFSFQNLEFPAVALDRLTITAVPEADTPAKVDLQLTLFPSDPIALGARTADDAIRAELLYSADLFDQRTVQVFADRYLRVLETIAADPETILGDISIATPDEVAAVEDAVTEIDTPLSDLVAQAAVAAPQMRAVSAMGTEVDFATLSGTASVMAAAMADADAALTTALLTVVPGLAAAGAEALGDALGELRRHALEATGVLEPEGSQPK, from the coding sequence GTGGCGCAGCAGGTAGACGCCGGGAATGCGGCGAGGGAAAGCTCGGGAGTGGCCGGTCGGCGACCCGGGTTGCTTCCGCTGACCCCGGCCCAGCGCGGAATCTGGTTCGCCGATCGCCTGACGCCCGATTACTCGGTCAACATCGCTCAATACGTCGACATCCGGCACGAACCGGGCGAACTCGATCTGGATCTGCTCGCCGACTGCACTGAGGTCGTCGGCCGGGAGCTCGAATCGCCGTATCTGAGGATCGTCGAGGTCGACGGCATTCCTATGCAGTACGTCGATCCGGAGTACGACCAGAAGGTCGAACGGATCGACTTCCGGTCCGCCCCCGATCCCCTCGGCGAGGCCAAACGCTGGATGCTCGCCGAGTACGGTCGCACGATCGACCTGATCCGGGATTCCCTGGCCGCATCGGCGCTGATTCGGGTCGCCGACGACCACACGATCTGGTACTTGCGTGGACATCATCTGGTGATCGACGGTTACGGCGCCATGACCATGCTCAAGCGAGTGCTGCGCCGCTACAACACACTCCGTGCCGGGGGCGTGGTCGACGCGAAGCCCGGCGCGACGCTCGCCGAACTCAACGAGTACGCCTACGGATACGAAGACAGCAGGCGGCGGGAGACCGACCGGGCGCACTGGTCCGAGCGAGTCCGGGACCTGCCCGAGGGGATCGGCCTCGCCGACCGGAAGAGCGCCGTCTCGCCCTCGTTCGAGAACATCGTGAGCGAACGGGTGCTCACCGCGGATCTGCAGAATGGCATCGAAGCCCTCGCTCATGCCCTCGGCAGTTCTCCCGCGGTGGTGGTCACCGCCGCGTTCGGCGCCTATCTCGCGAGGATGAGCGGCTCCGACGACGTCGTCCTCAGTCTGCCGGTGGCGGGCCGGCTCACGGCGAAGATCAAAGACTCGGCGGGCATGGTCTCCAACGTCGTCCCGGTACGACTGCAGGCGCACGCGGCGGCCACCGGCCGGGAGCTGATCGCGGCGACACTGCTGGAACTGACGGGTGCGCTCCGCCATCAGCGGTATCGCTCCGACGACATCCGCCGGGATGCGGGCCTGTCGAGTGCCTCGATGTCCTTCGGCCCGACGGTCAACATGATCTTCTTCGACACGCCGCTCGCCATCGACGGCGGGGAACTCGACTACCACATCCTCGCGGCCGGAGCACTGGAAGACCTGCTCGTGATGCTCTACCAGCCGGGGCCGGACGCTCCGCTCTCGGTGGATCTGCACGGCAATCCGGGCCTCTACACCGAGGAGACGCTGGGCGCGCACCACGCGCGGTTCATCAGCTTCCTCGACCGATTCGTTCGCACCATGCTCGACGATCCGGATCGGTCCCTCGCCGAACTGAGCCTGGTGCCGCGCAGCGAGCGTGAGGCGCTCACGCGGCGTGCGCGCGGTGCCCAGCCGTCCACCCTGCGGGACATCCTGAACCGGGGCGAGGCGCTGCGCCCGCCCGATGCGGTGGCCGTCATCGGCGCGCAGAGCATCGGGGCGCAGCAGTTCGAGCAGGCCACCAACCGGCTCGCCCGCGAGCTGATCGCCCGGGGCGCCGGACCCGGCTCCGTCGTCGCCGTCGACATGGCGCGGTGCGAATGGTCGGTGGTTGCGTGCGTCGCGGTAGCCAAGACCGGCGCCGCCTTCGTCAGCGTCGATCCCCGGCACCCGGCGGAGCGGCGCGAGATGATGCTCGCCGACGCCGGAGCGATGCTCGGCCTGGCACTCGGTGGCGTCGGGATCGAATGTCACCTCGGAACCGATTGGATCGTCATCGACGACCCGCAGGTGCAGGAGGCGCTCGCGGCACACAGTGCCGAGCCGATCACGGAGGCCGAACTCCTCCGGACTCCGCAGCTCGACGATCCCGCCTATCTGATCTACACCTCCGGCTCGACGGGTACGCCGAAGGGCACCGTCGTGCCCAACCGCGGTCTCGCCAACCTCGTGGAGAACCAGCAGCGGGTCTTCGGTCTCACCGAGAACTCACGTGTCCTGCACGTCGCCTCGCCGAGCTTCGATGCGTCGGTCTTTGAGATGCTCATGGCGCTCGCCCCCGGTGGCCGGCTCGTGGTCGCCGAGGTGAACACCTACGCGGGTCAGGAGTTGGAACGCCTGATCTCCGAGAACGGTGTGAGTCACGCCGTCATGACGCCCTCGGCGCTGCGCACCATCGATCCCGCCGCGGTGCCTTCGCTGGAGGTGGCCCTCAGCGCCGGCGAGGCGTGCCCGCCCGACCTCATGCGCCAGTGGAGGGCGGCGGACCGCGCCTTCTTCAACCTGTACGGACCGACCGAAGCGACGGTCTGGGCGACCGGCGACGGCCCCTACGAGCAGGACGACGAGATCACCATCGGTCGCGGCCTCGACGGGGTCGGCGCACTGGTGCTCGACGCCGCGCTGCATCCGGCCCCCGTCGGCGCGACGGGTGATCTCTACCTCACCGGTGATCAGCTCGCTCTCGGGTACCTCCACAACCCCGGCCAGACCGCGGCCGCCTTCGTGGCGAGTCCGTTCGAGCCTGGCACGCGGATGTACCGCACAGGCGACCGTGCCGCACGCCGCGCGGACGGGCGGCTGGACTTCCGCGGACGGAGCGACTTTCAGCTCAAGATCCGCGGGATGCGGATCGAGCCGGGCGAGGTCGATGCCGCGTTGCTGTCGCACCCGGACGTCGGCAACGCATTGAGTCTGGGTGCGCAAGGGCCCGCCGGCGACACGGTGCTCGTCTCCTACGTGAGTCTCGTCGAGGGTTCGGACATCGGACCCGACGAGGTGCTGGAGTTCGTGTCCGCGCACCTGCCGCCGCACCTGGTGCCGCACACCGTGATGGTGATCGACGAGTTCCCGACCACGCTCGTCGGCAAGATCGACCGTCGGCGGATGCCCCGGGTGGAGTTTCATTCGTCCAGCTCGGAGTACCTCGCACCGCGAACCGCGCTGGAAGAGGCCATCGCTCAGGTCTACGCCGAGATGCTCGACGTCGAACGGGTCAGCGTCCGGGACAGCTTTTTCGCACTGGGCGGGACGTCGCTGTCGGCGGCGCGGCTGGCGGCCCGGCTGTCCGAGGCGGTGGGTCGTTCGGTCACCGTGCGCACCATCTTCGACGGCGACGACGTCGCCGGCGTCGCCGCCGAGGTCGAGAAGCTGACTGACACCGATCGCGGTCCGGAGCTGACGGCGCTCGACCACCCCGGCCCGGTGCCCGTCTCCGAAGCCCAGCGCGGCATGTGGCTGCTCAATCAGGCCGACATCGACTCGGCGGCATACAACCTCCCGCTCGTCCTCCGGCTGCGGGGATCGCTCGATCTCGCCGCGCTGCGGGGGGCCGTCGCCGACCTGGTGGAACGCCAAGCGCCGCTGCGCACCCGCTACCCGATGCAGGGGGGCACCCCGATGATGGTCGTCGAGCCGGCCGAGGTGATGCTGGCGTCCCTCGACCTGGAGCCCGTCGACGTCACCGGGCCGCTGGAGGCGGCGATCTCCGAGGTCACCGATCGTGGCTTCGACGTGGCGACGACCGTGCCCGTCAGCATCCGCCTGTTGAAGGTCGCCGAGGACGATCACGTGCTGGCCTTCGTGATCCATCACATCAGTGCTGACGGTGCGTCGATGGCGCCGCTGGCGCACGACTTCATGGTCGCTTACGGTGCTCGCCACTCGGGCGAGAGTCCACGGTGGTATCCGCTGGCCGTGCAGTACGCGGACTACGCCGTCTGGCAGGAAGGGCGGCTGTCGGCGTCCGACGACGACGGGGTGACCCTGCGTGACCGGCAGGTGAACTACTGGCGCGAGCGCCTGACCGGAGCGCCGGAGTCGATCGAGCTGCCCGCCGACCGGCCGCGGCCGGCCATCTCGAGCGGGGCCGGCGGGACCATTCATTTCGACCTGCCCGCCGACCTGGTGGTGGACTTGGAGAGGGTCGCGCGTCAGCACAACGCCACGCTGTTCATGGTGACCCATGCGGCACTCGCCCTGCTGCTCGGAAGGCTCAGCGGCAGCACCGACGTGGTGGTGGGCACGCCGCACGCGGGACGCGGGCAGGCCGTGCTCGACGACCTCGTCGGAATGTTCGTGAACACGCTGGCCTTGCGTACGGCCATCGACCCCGGCATGCCGTTCGGCGCGTTCCTGGAGCAGGTGCGCGATGACGATCTGGCCGACATGGCGCATGCGGACGTGGCCTTCGAGTCGGTCGTCGCCGAGCTCGGCGTGCCGCGCTCGAATGCGTTCAATCCGGTGTTCCAGGTGGTGTTCTCGTTCCAGAATCTCGAATTCCCGGCGGTGGCCCTCGATCGTCTGACGATCACCGCGGTGCCCGAAGCCGACACTCCGGCTAAGGTCGACCTGCAGTTGACGCTGTTCCCGAGCGACCCTATCGCGCTCGGTGCGCGCACCGCCGACGACGCGATCCGCGCGGAGCTGCTGTATTCGGCGGACCTGTTCGACCAGCGCACCGTGCAGGTGTTCGCCGATCGCTATCTGCGGGTGCTGGAGACGATCGCCGCCGATCCCGAAACGATCCTGGGTGACATCTCGATCGCGACGCCGGACGAGGTGGCCGCCGTCGAGGACGCCGTCACCGAGATCGATACCCCGCTCAGCGACCTGGTCGCGCAGGCCGCCGTGGCCGCTCCGCAGATGCGCGCGGTGAGCGCGATGGGCACGGAGGTCGACTTCGCGACGCTCTCCGGAACGGCTTCGGTGATGGCCGCGGCCATGGCCGATGCGGATGCGGCACTGACCA
- a CDS encoding ABC transporter permease, with translation MSVLANAPVLDQQSSALPERSFRAWWHQTRVLVGRQLLVAFRDPATLIQVLVFPALTMLMFKVVLGDVVSKATGTDSVYGTVPLILLTSTMFGSGVSAIRVVIERSTGLLSRLYVLPINRGADFSARVLAETVRALATSIALVAAGFLIGFRFTQGIGPALGLFGVAMLYATAFAMVTLAVAVISRPGLPLVAYIGLLTTLMMFFNSGFAPVDGYPGWLQPIVANQPMSPAIELMRSLAAGGPITENLIKVIIWAFVALALTTYPAMRGYRKAAANA, from the coding sequence GTGTCGGTTCTCGCGAACGCTCCCGTCCTCGACCAGCAGTCCAGTGCTCTGCCGGAGCGGTCCTTCCGCGCGTGGTGGCACCAGACCCGGGTGCTCGTCGGTCGTCAACTGCTGGTCGCCTTCCGGGACCCGGCGACCCTGATCCAGGTACTGGTGTTTCCCGCGCTCACGATGCTGATGTTCAAGGTGGTGCTCGGAGACGTCGTCAGCAAGGCGACCGGCACGGACAGTGTCTACGGCACCGTGCCGTTGATCCTCCTCACCAGCACGATGTTCGGGTCCGGCGTGTCGGCGATCCGGGTCGTGATCGAGCGGTCGACCGGTCTGCTGAGCAGGCTGTACGTGCTGCCCATCAATCGCGGCGCGGACTTCTCGGCCCGTGTTCTCGCCGAGACGGTCCGGGCGCTCGCGACCTCTATCGCTCTGGTCGCGGCGGGGTTCCTGATCGGGTTCAGATTCACGCAGGGCATCGGGCCCGCGCTGGGCCTCTTCGGCGTAGCCATGCTGTACGCGACGGCGTTCGCCATGGTGACCCTCGCGGTGGCCGTGATCTCCCGCCCGGGGCTGCCGCTGGTCGCCTACATCGGGCTGCTGACCACACTGATGATGTTCTTCAACTCCGGCTTCGCTCCGGTCGACGGCTACCCCGGCTGGCTGCAGCCGATCGTCGCCAATCAGCCGATGTCGCCCGCGATCGAACTGATGCGTTCGCTGGCGGCGGGTGGTCCGATCACCGAGAACCTGATCAAGGTGATCATCTGGGCCTTTGTCGCCCTGGCCCTGACGACGTACCCGGCGATGCGCGGCTACCGCAAGGCGGCGGCGAACGCATGA
- a CDS encoding sulfotransferase family protein has translation MRRNTGNARTGHFTPALTFLDLPGRYRAAVPDAKVVLVLRDPVSRAYSQYKWELLVGGPDAAVAPEFVSYAAFVEASLAAYPEPAPTYCGLPLLQSGEYDVLTAAWLAAFGRDRIHLVRAEDYFADPATTLAGIYEFLELPAIDFVPVPRVNENPLVTPGEDPASKALLAEFYRPHNRRLAESFGRDMGWT, from the coding sequence GTGCGCCGCAATACAGGGAACGCCCGCACGGGCCATTTCACCCCCGCGCTCACTTTTCTCGACCTGCCCGGCCGATACCGGGCGGCGGTGCCCGACGCCAAAGTGGTCCTGGTGCTGCGGGACCCGGTATCGCGGGCGTATTCGCAGTACAAATGGGAGCTGCTCGTCGGTGGCCCCGATGCTGCGGTCGCGCCGGAGTTCGTGTCGTACGCGGCGTTCGTGGAGGCGTCGTTGGCCGCGTACCCAGAGCCTGCTCCCACGTACTGCGGTCTGCCGTTGCTCCAATCCGGTGAGTACGACGTACTGACGGCAGCGTGGCTCGCCGCGTTCGGGCGGGACCGGATTCACCTGGTGCGTGCCGAGGACTACTTCGCGGATCCGGCCACCACGCTGGCCGGGATCTATGAGTTCCTGGAGCTCCCGGCGATCGACTTCGTGCCGGTGCCGAGAGTCAACGAGAATCCCTTGGTGACGCCGGGCGAGGATCCTGCGTCGAAGGCACTCCTTGCGGAGTTCTATCGACCTCACAACAGGCGCTTAGCGGAATCGTTCGGCCGCGACATGGGATGGACATGA
- the rplP gene encoding 50S ribosomal protein L16, with amino-acid sequence MLIPRRVKHRKQHHPSLKGQAKGGTKVTFGDYGIQALESAYITNRQIESARIAINRHIKRGGKVWINIFPDRPITKKPAETRMGSGKGSPEWWVAPVKPGRVLFEMTFPNEQVAREALRRAQHKLPMKTRIVTREEQF; translated from the coding sequence ATGTTGATCCCTCGTCGGGTCAAGCACCGCAAGCAGCACCACCCGAGCCTGAAGGGTCAGGCGAAGGGCGGGACCAAGGTCACCTTCGGCGACTACGGTATCCAGGCGCTGGAGAGCGCCTACATCACCAACCGTCAGATCGAGTCCGCTCGTATCGCGATCAACCGCCACATCAAGCGTGGCGGCAAGGTCTGGATCAACATCTTCCCGGACCGCCCGATCACGAAGAAGCCCGCCGAGACCCGCATGGGTTCCGGTAAGGGTTCGCCCGAGTGGTGGGTCGCCCCGGTCAAGCCGGGCCGCGTGCTGTTCGAGATGACCTTCCCCAACGAGCAGGTTGCTCGCGAGGCGCTGCGCCGCGCACAGCACAAGCTCCCCATGAAGACCCGGATCGTGACCAGAGAGGAGCAGTTCTGA
- the rpsQ gene encoding 30S ribosomal protein S17 codes for MSEDQNVNVEERNRRKERIGYVVSDKMDKTITVELEDRKSHPLYGKIIRTTSKVKAHDENETAGVGDRVRIMETRPLSATKRWRLVEVLEKAK; via the coding sequence ATGAGTGAGGACCAGAACGTGAACGTCGAAGAGCGCAACCGCCGCAAGGAGCGGATCGGTTACGTCGTCAGTGACAAGATGGACAAGACCATCACCGTGGAGCTGGAGGATCGCAAGAGCCACCCGCTGTACGGCAAGATCATCCGTACCACCAGCAAGGTGAAGGCGCATGACGAGAACGAGACCGCCGGCGTCGGCGACCGCGTTCGCATCATGGAGACCCGCCCGCTGTCGGCCACCAAGCGCTGGCGCCTGGTGGAGGTGCTGGAGAAGGCCAAGTAG
- the rpsC gene encoding 30S ribosomal protein S3, with protein MGQKINPHGFRLGITTDWNTRWYADKQYAEYVKEDVAIRKLLNTGLERAGISGVDIERTRDRVRVDIHTARPGIVIGRRGAEADRIRGELEKLTGKQVQLNILEVKNPEADAQLIAQGVAEQLSNRVAFRRAMRKAIQSAMRQPGVKGIRVQCSGRLGGAEMSRKEFYREGRVPLHTLRADIDYGFFEAKTTFGRIGVKVWVYKGDVVGGRREQAAAAPAAEDRRSRRPSRPRRSGSAGTTGTSTEAGRAAATAEATAPAPEQAENQEG; from the coding sequence GTGGGCCAGAAGATCAACCCGCACGGCTTCCGCCTCGGTATCACGACCGACTGGAACACCCGGTGGTACGCCGACAAGCAGTACGCCGAGTACGTCAAGGAAGACGTCGCGATCCGCAAGCTGCTGAACACCGGTCTCGAGCGCGCCGGCATCTCGGGCGTGGACATCGAGCGCACCCGTGACCGGGTCCGCGTCGACATCCACACCGCCCGTCCGGGCATCGTCATCGGTCGCCGCGGCGCCGAAGCCGACCGCATCCGCGGTGAGCTGGAGAAGCTCACCGGCAAGCAGGTGCAGCTGAACATCCTCGAGGTCAAGAACCCCGAGGCCGACGCTCAGCTCATCGCCCAGGGCGTCGCCGAGCAGCTCAGCAACCGCGTCGCATTCCGTCGCGCCATGCGCAAGGCCATTCAGTCGGCCATGCGTCAGCCGGGCGTCAAGGGCATCCGTGTCCAGTGCTCCGGCCGTCTGGGCGGCGCCGAGATGAGCCGCAAGGAGTTCTACCGCGAGGGACGCGTGCCGCTGCACACGCTGCGCGCCGACATCGACTACGGCTTCTTCGAGGCGAAGACCACCTTCGGTCGCATCGGCGTGAAGGTGTGGGTCTACAAGGGTGACGTCGTCGGCGGACGTCGTGAGCAGGCCGCGGCCGCTCCGGCAGCCGAGGACCGTCGTTCGCGTCGTCCGAGCCGCCCGCGTCGTTCCGGCTCGGCCGGGACCACCGGCACCAGCACCGAGGCCGGCCGCGCTGCGGCCACCGCGGAAGCCACCGCGCCTGCTCCCGAGCAGGCCGAGAACCAGGAGGGCTGA